Proteins encoded together in one Variovorax paradoxus window:
- a CDS encoding sensor histidine kinase yields the protein MPSPLEGTGQRDRRPGLKLGFSLFWRTFFLLALLLIGCTVAWLQTFRSLEYEPRAIQTAHQIASLVNLTRAALVYSDAITRVSLIKTLADQEGVRILPREPNDRFQPYTSGALDQRVTEELIDQLGEGTTVASRVNDEPGLWIGFTIESDAYWLLLDPTRFSRVGGRTWLVWLSTAMALSLAGAALITRLINLPLKQLSRATMQVREGEYEAHRLDERARTNEIRAVNIGFNRMADQLAKIEQDRAIMLAGISHDLRTPLARLRLETEMSVSDEDARDHMAADIAQLDAIIDKFLDYARPDHVDPKPVLLRDVVDACTYAVQDYEEMNIRVDVPPDLRVMGDEVELTRVISNLVENARRYGKTPSTGVADVVIQAQANNDAVLIKVRDHGAGVEPALLSQLTKPFFRGDVARTSAAGAGLGLSIVAKNIERMGGTFALTSTPGRGLAAHIRMPRAMPVPKPAEAPSRRA from the coding sequence ATGCCAAGCCCTCTCGAGGGCACCGGCCAGCGTGACCGGCGACCGGGCCTGAAGCTCGGCTTCAGCCTTTTCTGGCGCACATTCTTCCTGCTCGCGCTGCTGCTGATCGGCTGCACGGTCGCCTGGCTGCAGACTTTCCGCTCGCTCGAATACGAGCCGCGCGCCATCCAGACGGCGCACCAGATCGCCTCGCTCGTGAACCTCACGCGCGCGGCGCTGGTGTACTCGGACGCGATCACGCGGGTGTCGCTCATCAAGACGCTGGCCGACCAGGAAGGCGTGCGCATTCTTCCGCGCGAGCCCAACGACCGGTTTCAGCCCTACACCAGCGGCGCGCTCGACCAGCGGGTGACCGAAGAGCTGATCGACCAGCTCGGCGAAGGCACCACGGTGGCCAGCCGCGTCAATGACGAGCCGGGCCTGTGGATCGGCTTCACCATCGAGAGCGACGCCTATTGGCTGCTACTCGACCCGACCCGCTTCAGCCGCGTGGGCGGCCGCACCTGGCTGGTGTGGCTCAGCACGGCCATGGCGCTCTCGCTGGCCGGCGCGGCGCTGATCACCCGGCTGATCAACCTGCCCCTGAAGCAGCTTTCGCGCGCCACCATGCAGGTGCGCGAAGGCGAATACGAGGCGCACCGGCTCGACGAGCGCGCCCGCACCAACGAAATCCGCGCGGTGAACATCGGCTTCAACCGCATGGCCGACCAGCTCGCCAAGATCGAACAGGACCGCGCCATCATGCTGGCCGGCATCTCGCACGACCTGCGCACCCCGCTGGCGCGCCTGCGGCTCGAAACCGAGATGAGCGTGTCCGACGAGGATGCGCGCGACCACATGGCGGCCGACATTGCCCAGCTCGACGCCATCATCGACAAGTTCCTCGACTACGCTCGCCCCGACCATGTCGACCCCAAGCCCGTGCTGCTGCGCGACGTGGTGGATGCCTGCACCTATGCCGTGCAGGACTACGAAGAAATGAACATCCGGGTCGACGTGCCGCCCGACCTGCGTGTGATGGGCGACGAGGTCGAGCTCACCCGCGTCATTTCCAACCTGGTGGAAAACGCCCGGCGCTACGGCAAGACGCCTTCCACCGGCGTGGCCGACGTGGTGATCCAGGCGCAAGCCAACAACGATGCGGTGCTCATCAAGGTGCGCGACCACGGCGCGGGCGTCGAGCCCGCCCTGCTCTCGCAGCTGACCAAGCCCTTCTTCCGCGGCGACGTGGCGCGCACCTCGGCGGCCGGCGCCGGCCTCGGCCTGTCGATCGTGGCCAAGAACATCGAGCGCATGGGCGGCACGTTCGCGCTCACCAGCACGCCGGGGCGCGGCCTTGCGGCGCACATCCGCATGCCGCGCGCCATGCCGGTGCCCAAGCCGGCGGAAGCGCCCAGCCGCCGGGCCTGA
- the ispF gene encoding 2-C-methyl-D-erythritol 2,4-cyclodiphosphate synthase: MTAPFNIRVGEGWDVHQLVAGRKLILGGVEVPHTTGLLGHSDADVLLHAITDALLGAAGLGDIGRYFPDTDAQFRGADSAVLLGEAARRVRAAGWEIGNVDSTVIAQAPKLAPHIPAMCQRIAETLGLAPEQVNVKAKTAEKLGPVGEGRAMEARAVALLYR; encoded by the coding sequence ATGACGGCGCCGTTCAATATTCGCGTCGGCGAAGGCTGGGACGTTCACCAACTCGTGGCTGGGCGCAAGCTGATCCTGGGCGGGGTCGAGGTGCCGCACACCACCGGCCTTCTGGGGCATTCAGATGCCGACGTGCTGCTGCATGCCATTACCGACGCTTTGCTCGGCGCGGCGGGGCTGGGCGACATCGGCCGGTATTTTCCGGACACCGACGCGCAATTTCGCGGGGCGGATTCGGCCGTGCTGCTCGGCGAGGCGGCGCGCCGCGTGCGTGCCGCCGGCTGGGAAATCGGCAACGTCGACAGTACGGTGATCGCGCAGGCGCCCAAGCTGGCACCGCACATTCCGGCGATGTGCCAGCGCATTGCCGAGACGCTGGGGCTTGCGCCCGAGCAGGTCAACGTGAAGGCCAAGACGGCCGAGAAGCTCGGCCCCGTGGGCGAGGGCCGGGCGATGGAAGCTCGCGCCGTGGCGCTGCTTTACCGCTGA
- the ispD gene encoding 2-C-methyl-D-erythritol 4-phosphate cytidylyltransferase, whose protein sequence is MSSSRLFVLIPCAGFGHRAGGAQPKQYQRLAGASMVAHTVEAFRALAGRFAGLAVVVSPEDRDIQAALPRFPSTGEFLLQVGGVTRAATVRNGLAALRHKGAGAHDWVLVHDAARCLVTSSQIEALIAACEHDAVGGLLAHRLADTLKVSSGDSRVSQTLPRADKWLAQTPQMFRIGMLLDALERAGDAVTDEAGAIEAIGLSPLLVPGSAQNFKVTFSEDFALAEAVLLGRKKGAA, encoded by the coding sequence ATGTCTTCCTCCCGACTTTTCGTGCTGATTCCTTGCGCCGGTTTCGGCCACCGTGCGGGTGGCGCGCAGCCCAAGCAATACCAGCGGCTCGCGGGGGCGTCGATGGTGGCCCACACGGTGGAGGCATTCCGCGCGCTGGCAGGCCGCTTTGCCGGGCTGGCGGTGGTGGTGTCGCCTGAAGACCGCGACATTCAAGCGGCGTTGCCGCGCTTTCCGTCCACGGGTGAATTCCTGCTGCAGGTGGGCGGCGTCACACGGGCGGCCACGGTGCGCAACGGCCTGGCGGCGCTGCGGCACAAAGGCGCCGGAGCGCATGACTGGGTGCTGGTGCACGACGCGGCGCGCTGCCTGGTCACATCGAGCCAGATCGAGGCGCTGATTGCCGCTTGCGAGCACGACGCCGTCGGCGGGCTGCTTGCGCACCGGCTGGCGGATACGCTGAAGGTTTCTTCCGGCGACAGCCGGGTGTCGCAAACGCTGCCGCGCGCCGACAAGTGGCTGGCGCAGACGCCGCAGATGTTTCGGATTGGCATGCTGCTCGATGCGCTGGAGCGCGCAGGCGACGCGGTAACGGACGAAGCCGGCGCCATCGAGGCGATCGGCCTTTCGCCCTTGCTGGTGCCGGGAAGCGCGCAGAACTTCAAGGTGACCTTCTCAGAAGACTTTGCGCTGGCCGAAGCGGTTCTGCTCGGCCGCAAGAAGGGTGCGGCATGA